The Kocuria flava nucleotide sequence GGCTGCTGCACGCGGTGCACGAGCCCTCGCACTTCGTGACCGTGGCCATGGTCGGCAAGTACATCGACCTGCCCGACGCCTACCTGTCGGTCTCCGAGGCGCTGCGGGCCGGCGGCTTCGCCAACGACGCCCGCGTGAAGATCAAGTGGGTCGCCTCCGACCTGTGCGAGACCCCCGAGGGCGCCGAGCGAGAGCTCGGCGACGTCGACGCGATCTGCATCCCCGGCGGCTTCGGCATCCGCGGCATCGAGGGCAAGCTCGGCGCCCTGAGCTACGCCCGCCGCCACCGCATCCCCGCCCTCGGGCTGTGCCTGGGCATGCAGTGCATGGTCATCGAGTTCGCCCGCACCGACCTCGGCCTCGCCGATGCGTCCTCGACCGAGTTCGAGCCGGAGACGGCGCACCCGGTGATCGCCACGATGGACGAGCAGAAGCAGTTCGTCGAGGGCGGCGGGGACCTCGGCGGCACGATGCGCCTGGGCCTCTACGAGGCCCGCCTGGCCGAGGGCTCCGTGGTCGCCGGGACCTACGGCTCCACCAGCGTCCAGGAGCGCCACCGGCACCGCTACGAGGTCAACAACGAGTACCGGGAGCGCCTCGAGCAGGCGGGCCTGGTGCTCTCCGGGACCTCGCCGGCCGGCACGCTCGTGGAGTTCGTGGAGCTGCCCCGCGAGGAGCACCCCTACTACGTGGGCACCCAGGCGCACCCCGAGCTGATGTCGCGCCCGACCCGCCCGCACCCGCTGTTCGACGGCCTCGTGAAGGCCGCGCTCGAGCGCCGGGAGGCCGTGGGCCGCTGAGCCCGGGCCCGTCCCCGCACGGGCACCCCGCGCAGGCGCCGCGTCCCGGCAGGGACCGGCGCCTGCGCCGTCCCCGCACCGACCACCGGAAGGACCCCATGGACATCCGCAGCATCGCCCCCGAGGAGCTCGCCGACCGCACCAGCGAGCGCCGCACGGTGGCCTCCGAGACCGTCTACGAGGGGCACATCTGGGACGTGCGCCGCGACGAGTTCGAGCTCGCGGAGGGCACCGGCGCGCTCAGCCGCGACTACATCACCCACCCGGGGGCGGTCTCCGTGCTCGTGCTCGACGACGAGGACCGGGTGCTGCTGATCAACCAGTACCGCCGCCCGGTCGGGATGACGATGTGGGAGATCCCCGCCGGGCTGCTCGACGTGGCCGGCGAGGACCCGGCCGCGGCCGCGCGGCGTGAGCTCGCCGAGGAGGCCGACCTGCGGGCCGAGCGGTGGGCGGTGCTCGTGGACTTCCACAACAGCCCGGGGTCCTCGTCCGAGGCGAACCGCATCTTCCTGGCCCGCGGCATCGGCGAGGTCCCCGAGGACCGGCTGCACGAGCGCGACGGTGAGGAGGCCGAGATCCACGGCGCCTGGGTCCCGCTCGACGACGCGGTGCGGGCGGTGCTCGAGGGGCGGCTGAACTCCCCGGCGGCGGTCATCGGCCTGCTCGCCGCCCACGCCGCGCGGGCCGACGGCTACCGCAGCCTGCGCCCGGCCGACACCCCGTGGCCGGGGCACCCGGCCCACCGGTGACCGCCCCGGCTCCGTCCGGGCGGGGACGTCCTGGGGCAGCGGACCCCGGGCGGCCCGCTGCGGGCGGACCGTCCGCAGCGGCGAGGGCCCCCGAGGGGTCCGGTGCCCTCGCCGGCGACGCCGGCGAGCGGGTCCCCGGCGAGCAGGTCCCCGCCGGGACGGACCGGCCGGAGGGCCGCCCGGCGGCGGCCGGCTCCGGGACCGGAACCCCCGCAGCGGACACCCCGCGCCCGGAGGTCCCGGGGGCGCCCGGGGCGGGCGAAGACGGGCCCGACGAGCTGGCCCGCGCCGCGGAGCGCTACCTGCAGCACCTGGCCGTGGAGCGCGGGCTGTCCGCCAACACCCTGACCGCCTACCGGCGGGACCTGCGGCGCTACGCCGAGCACCTGCGCGCCCGCACCGACCCGCCGGTGACCGCGCCGCGGGCCGTGACCACCGGGCACGTGCGCGCGTTCCTGCGCGCCCTGCACGAGGGCACCGCGGAGCACCCGCCGCTGAGCACCCGCAGCGCCGCCCGCGTGCTCGTCGCCGTGCGGGGCGCCCACCGCTTCTGGGTCCTGGAGGGCCTCACCCGCACCGACCCGGCCGCGGCCGTGGCCCCGCCGACCCCGGGGATGCGCCTGCCCAAGGCCGTGCGCGTGGACGAGGTGGAGGCGCTGCTGGCCGCGACCGGGACGGAGACCCCCCAGCAGCTGCGCGACCGGGCGCTGCTGGAGGTGCTCTACTCGACCGGGGCGCGGATCTCCGAGGCGATCGCCCTCGACGTCGACGACCTCTCCCGGGCCGTGCGCCGGGGCGGGGAGGAGACCGGGCTGCCGTTCGTGCGGCTGTTCGGCAAGGGCGGCAAGGAGCGGATGGTGCCCCTGGGCTCGTGGGCCGTGCGCGCGGTCGACGACTGGCTCGTGCGCGGGCGGCCGGCGCTCGCGGCGCGGGGCCGCGGGACCCCCGCGCTGTTCCTCAACGCCCGCGGGGGCCGGATCAGCCGCCAGACGGCCTGGACGGCCGTGAAGGACGCCGCCGAGCGGGCCGGGCTCGGCGAGCGGATCACCCCGCACACGCTGCGCCACTCCTTCGCCACCCACCTGCTCGAGGGCGGCGCGGACCTGCGGGTGGTCCAGGAGCTGCTCGGGCACGCGTCCGTGAGCACCACGCAGGTCTACACCCTCGTGTCGGTCGAGTCCCTGCGCGAGGTCTACGCCGCGGCCCACCCCCGCGCCCGGTAGCCCACGGGCGGCCCTGCCGCCGGAGCCGGTCCGCCGTGCGGTCCCCGCGGCCGGTGGGGCCCGGAGGCCCTACCTGCGCGCGGCCCGGCGTCCTACCCTGGATGTGCACCCGCACATCCAGGGGGCGGGTCCGAGGGATCGAGGCGCCGTGGAACGGGAACTGCTTGCCGGGGGCCGGGTGCGCCGGAGCCTGTCGGTCCTGCTGTGCGCGGCGGGGCTCGTGCTCGGGCCGGTCGTCGTCCCGGGGGGATCGGCGCCGGCCTCCGCCGCCACGGCCATCGAGGCGGAGCACGCCCGGCTCGGCGGGGTCGGCGGGCGGCTCGGCGCGGCCCTGGGCCCGGAACGCTGCGGGCTGCCGCGCGAGGGGTGCTGGCGGCGGTTCGAGCGGGGCCACGTCCACTGGTCGCCGGCCACGGGGGCCCGGGCCACCTGGGGTGCCGTGCGCGCCGCCTGGGCCGCCCAGGGGTGGGAGCGCGGGCCCCTGGGCTACCCGGTGGGCCGGGAGGTCTGCGGGCTGCGGGACGCCGGCTGCCGGCAGGCCTTCGAGGGCGGGGTGGTGCTGTGGTCACGGCCGAGCGGGGCCCACCCCACCGGGGGAGCGATCCGGGCGGCCTGGCTGCGCCACGGCGCCGAGCGGGGCGCCCTCGGCTACCCCGTCTCGGGCGAGAGCTGCTCCGGGGGTTCCTGCCGGCAGTCGTTCCAGCGCGGCCGGGCCGAGTGGTCCCGCGGCGGCGGCACCCGGGTCCACCGGGAGATCGACCGGGCCGCGTCCGTCCACGTCGTGGTCAACAAGCGCCGCCCGCTCGTGCCGGCCGACCACGCCCCGGCGGACCTGAAGGCCGTGGAGGGCCAGCAGCTGCGCTCGGCCGCCGCCGCGGCACTGCGGCGGATGCAGCGGGCCGCGGCCGCGGACGGCGCTCCCTTCACGGTGGTCAGCGGCTACCGCTCCCACGCCGTGCAGGCGAGCCTCTACCAGCGCTACGTCGCCCTGTACGGGCAGGCGCAGGCCGACCTGATCTCCGCGCGGCCCGGCCACAGCGAGCACCAGACGGGCCTGGCCGTGGACATCGGCGACCCGGGCGGTGCCTGCGGTCTGCAGACCTGCTTCGAGCGCACCGCCGCCGGGGCCTGGGCGCGCGCCCACGCGCACGAGCACGGGTTCGTGGTGCGCTACCCGGCCGGGCACACGGCCACCACGGGCTACGCGTACGAGCCCTGGCACCTGCGCTGGGTCGGCGAGCACGTGGCCCGGGGCATGGTCGAGCAGGGCATCCCCACCCTCGAGCACTACATGGGACTGCCGCCGGCGCCGTCGTACTGACGGCACCGGCGGCAGGACCCGACGTGCGGGCGGGCTCAGGCGCCGGGCACGTGCCGCTCGTCGGGGCCGTTGTACTCCGACAGCGGGCGGATCAGGGAGTTGGCCGCGACCTGCTCCATGACGTGCGCGGTCCAGCCCGTGATCCGGGCGGCGACGAACAGCGGGGTGAAGGTCGGGATGTCGAAGCCCATCAGCCAGTAGGTCGGCCCGGCGGGGTAGTCGAGGTTGGGCTTGATGTCCTTGGCCTCGCCCATGGCCTTCTCGAGGCCGTTGTACAGCCCCAGCAGCTCCGGGCGGCCGTAGTGGTCGATCATCCGGTCCAGGGCCGCCTTCATCGTGGGCACCCGGGAGTCGCCGTGCTTGTAGACCCGGTGGCCGAAGCCCATGATCTTCTTCTTCGCCGCCAGCGCCTCCTCCATCCAGGCCTTGGCCCGGGCCTCGGCGTCCGCCGGGGACTCGTCGGCGCGGATGCCCAGCTCCTCGAAGGTCTCCATGACGGCCTCGTTGGCCCCGCCGTGCAGCGGGCCCTTGAGCGCGCCGATCGCCGCCGTGACCGCCGAGTGCAGGTCCGACAGGGTCGAGGTGACCACGCGGGCGGTGAACGTCGAGGCGTTGAAGGAGTGCTCGGCGTAGAGGATCATCGAGACGTTGAACGCCTCGACCACCGCCGGGTCGGCCTCCTCCCCGAAGGCCATCCACAGGAAGTTGGCGGAGTAGCCCAGGTCCTCGCGCGGGGCGACAGGCTCCTGGCCGCGGCGGCGGCGCTGGTCGTAGCAGACGACCGCCGGCATGGCCGCGAACAGCTTCTGGGCCTTGCGCAGGTTCGCCTCGGGGGAGGAGTCCTCCGCCTCGGGGTCCTGGGCGCCCAGGACGGAGGCCGCGGTGCGGCACACGTCCATGGGGTGACAGGTGGTCGGCAGCGCGTCGACGATCGCCTTCAGCTCCGGGGTCAGCGCGCGGTGGGCCCGCTCCCGGGCCGTGAACTCGGCCAGCTCCTCCTCCGTGGGCAGCTCGCCGGTCCACAGCAGCAGCGCCACCTGCTCCATCGAGCAGGACGCGGCCAGCTCCTGGACCGGGTAGCCGCGGTAGAGCAGCGAGTTGGTCTCGGGGTTGACCTTGGAGACGGCCGTGTAGTCGGCGACGACGCCGGCCAGGCCCTTGCGGACCTCGGTCTGGGACTCGGTCATGAGGTTCTCCTGGGGGATCGGAATGGGTGCGGGTCGGATCAGCGGTGCAGGCCGGGGACCTCGAAGTCGAAGATCCCCGAGTCGAACCGGTTGTAGCCGGTGTAGTCCACGAGCTCGTAGAGCCGGGCGCGGGTGAGCATCTCGTCCACGGCGGCCTGCTGGGTGCCGTCGGCGCGCAGGGTGGTCAGCACCCGCTCCATCGCCCCGAGGGCGCTGCGCAGCAGCGTGACGGGGTAGATGACCATGTTGACCCCCACGTCCTGGAGCTGGTCAAGGGTGAACAGCTCCGACTTCCCGAACTCCGTCATGTTCGCCAGGATCGGCACGTCGACCGCGGCGCGCATGGCCTCGAACTCCGACAGGTCGGCCATCGCCTCCGGGAAGATCGCGTCCGCCCCGGCGTCGACGAGGGCCTTCGCCCGGTCGGTGGCGGCCTTCAGGCCATCCACCCCGCGGACGTCGGTGCGGGCCATCACCAGGAAGTCCGGGTCGCGGCGGGCCTGGGCGGCGGCGGCCACGCGCTTGACGGCCGTCTCCAGGTCCACGACGTTCTTCCCGTCCAGGTGCCCGCAGCGCTTGGGGTTGAACTGGTCCTCGATGTGGCACCCGGCAAGCCCCGCGTTCTCGAGCTCCTGCACGGTGCGGGCCACGTTCATCGGCTCGCCGAAGCCGGTGTCGGCGTCGACCAGGCACGGCAGGTCCGTGACCCGGGCGATCTGCCCGGCCCGCTGCGCGACCTCCGGCAGGGCCGTGAGGCCGATGTCCGGGAAGCCCAGCTCGTTGGCGAGCACGGCCCCGGAGATGTAGACGCCGTCGAAGCCCTGCTCGGCGATCAGCTTCGTGGACAGCGGGGTGAAGGCCCCGGGGAACTGCACGGTGCGCCCGGAGGAGAGCATCTCGCGCAGCGCCCGGCGCTTGGCCTCGGGGGTGGTGGTGGAGAACAGCATGCTCAGAAGACTCCCTTCGTGCCGGTGCGCAGGGTGCGGGCGGCGGTGACGTTGAGCGCGTCCAGCTCCCCGGCCCCGAGCGAGGTGAGGTTCTCGGCCGCGGCGATGAACCGGTCGAGCTCGGCGTCCTCGACGATGCCCTCCGCCAGGGTGCGCAGTTTCGCGACGTACTGCTCGCGGGCGAAGGGACGGGCGCCCAGCGGGTGGGCGTCGGCCACCGCGATCTCCTCGACGACGGTGGACCCGTCCGACAGGACGATCTCGGCGCGGCCGCCGAAGGCCTTCTCCTGGGGGTCGAGGGAGTGGTAGCGGCGGGTCCACTCGGCGTCCTCGGCGGTGGTGACCTTGTGCCACAGGGACACCGTGTCGGGGCGGCCGGCGCGCTCCGGGGCGTAGGAGTCCACGTGGTGCCAGGCGCCGTCCTGGAGGGCGACCGTGAAGATGTAGGGGATCGAGTGGTCGAGGGTCTCCCGGGTGGCGGCCGGGTCGTACTTCTGCGGGTCCCCCGCCCCGGAGCCGATCACGTAGTGGGTGTGGTGGGAGGTGTGCAGCACGATCCGCTCGATCCGGGAGGGATCGGCCAGCTCGGGGCGCTCGCGGTGCAGCTTCCGGGCGAGGTCGATCCAGGCCTGGGCCTGGTACTCGGCGGAGTGCTCCTTGGTGTAGGTGTCGAGGATGGCCCGCTTGGCCTCGCCCGGGGCGGGCAGCGGCACCTCGTAGCAGGCCCCGGGGCCGTCCAGCAGCCACGCGATGACGCCGTCCTCGCCCTCGTAGATGGGGGTGGGGGAGGTCTGCCCGCGCATCGCCCGGTCGACGGCCTCGACGGCCATCTTGCCGGCGAAGGCGGGGGCGTGGGCCTTCCACGTGGAGATCTCGCCCTTGCGGGACTGACGCGTCGCGGTCGTGGTGTGCAGGCCCTGGCCGATGGCGTGGAAGATCGTCGGCACGTCGAGCCCGAGCAGCGTCCCGATCCCGGCCGCGGCGGAGGGGCCGAGGTGGGCCACGTGGTCGATCTTGTGCTTGTGCAGGCAGATCGACTTCACCAGGTCGACCTGGAGCTCGTAGCCGGTGGCGATCCCGCGCACCAGGTCCGCACCGGAGGCCCCGGCGTGCTGGGCGACGGCGAGGATCGGCGGGATGTTGTCCCCGGGGTGGGAGTACTCCGCGGCCAGGAAGGTGTCGTGGTAGTCGAGCTCGCGCACTGCCACGCCGTTGGCCCAGGCCGCCCACTCGGGGGAGACCTTCCGCTCGCCGGGGTGCACGCCGAACAGCGCCGAGCCGGTGCCGCCGGGGGTCGCGGCGTGGGCCAGGGCCTGGTCGCGGGCGGAGACGATCGGGCCCCGGTCCAGGGAGGCGATGGCCACGGAGGCGTTGTCGAGGATCCGGTTGATCACCATCTCGGTGACCTCGGGGGTCACCTCGACCGGATCGGCGGCGACCTCGGCCATCTTCCAGGCCAGCTGCTCCTCGCGGGGCAGGTTGTCCGCGGACGGGTGGACGCGCACGGTGTGCAGGACGGTCATGGGTCTTCCTCTCGGGTGTTCCGGTCGGGGCGGTCGGTGGTTCGGGGGTGCGTGGGCCGGGGGCGGGCCCGCCGTGCCGGGCGGGCTCAGCCGGCCTCGTCCAGCGGCGGGGCGGGGGCCACCCACTCGCGCACGGGCGTGGTGAGCACCGCCTGCAGCGAGTTGGCCAGGTGGACGCGGGTGGCGGCCTCGGCGAGCTCCTCGGCGCCCGCGGCGATCGCCCGGGCGATCTGGGCGTGCTCGGCGGCGGCCCGCACGAGACGGTCGGGGTTGGTGCGGGAGAGCTTGCGCACCCGCGCCAGGTGCAGGCGCAGGGAGCGCTGGGCGGAGGCGAGGTAGGTGTTGCCGGCGGCCTCGTCGATGGCCCGGTCCATGCGCTCGACGAGCTCGTAGTAGCCGCCCCGCTCCGCCCCCGGGGCCGCGGCTGCCTCCAGCTCGGCGGCCAGGCCCTCGAAGACCCGGGGGTCGCGGCGGCGCGCGGCGAGCCGGGCCGCCCGGCAGTCCAGGGCCTCCCGCAGCTCGAACAGCGCGCGGACGTCCTCGAGGGAGACCTGGGAGACGACGACCCCGCGGCCGCGGTGGGGCTCCGCGAGCCCGTCCGCCGTCAGCCGGCTCAGGGCCTCGCGCACGGGCGTGCGGGAGATGCCGAAGCGCTCGGACTGCTCGACCTCGCCGAGCAGCTGCCCCGGCAGCAGCCGCCACTCGACGATGTCCTCGCGCAGGGCCTGGTAGGCGCGCTCGCTGGCTCGCACGGCGGCCTCCTTCCTCGCTCCCGGTCCGCGGCCGGGGGCCGCGGGTCCGGTCCGGTGATCCATCTCACAGGACATCGTCAGTGTATACACAACAGCCCCAGGTTAGCTAGGTTCCGGCCAGATGTCCCGAACTTTCCGCCAGTTGTGTATACACACCCCTTGTCGGGTGTGATCCCTGCCACTAGATTGGCAGACACGACCAGCGCCCTGCCGCCGCCCCGCCCGCGTGCCGACGCGGGCGGGGCGGCCGGCACGGCACCCGCGAGGCACCGGAGGAACCATGAGCGACGACCGTCCCACCCCGCCGCAGGACGCACCGGCCGGCCCCGGCTACGCCGAGGTCTACCGCCGCAGCACCGAGGACCCGGAGGGCTTCTGGCTCGAGGCGGCCCGGGCCGTGGACTGGGACGAGCCGCCCACCCGCGCCCTCGACGATAGCTCGGCGCCCCTCTACCGATGGTTCCCCGACGGCCGGCTCAACACCGCCTACAACGCCCTGGACCGCCACGTGGAAGCCGGCCACGGCGAGCGCACCGCCCTGATCTACGACTCCGCGGTCCTGGGCGTGCAGGAGCACTACAGCTACGCGCGGCTGCGCGACGAGGTCGCCCGCTTCGCCGGGGCGCTCGCCGCCCGGGGCGTCGGCAGGGGCGACCGCGTGCTCATCTACCTGCCGATGATCCCGCAGGCGCCGGTGGCGATGCTCGCGTGCGCCCGCCTGGGCGCCGTGCACTCGGTCGTCTTCGGCGGCTTCGCCCCCAAGGAGCTGGCCGCCCGCATCGACGACTCCCGGCCGCGGCTGGTCGTGACCACGACCGGAGGGGTGGAGCCCAAGCGGCGGATCGAGTACATTCCCGCCGTGGAGGAGGCGCTGCGGCTGGCCGAGCACGACCCGGAGGCCGTGGTGGTGCACGAGCGGGCGGGCTTCGAGCACGACGTCGAGGGCGCCCGGGGGCGCGCCGGTCGCGACGGTCAGCCCGCGGTGCAGTGGCTGAGCTGGGACGAGGCGCTCGAGGGTGCCGAGCCGGCCGCCCCCGTGCCGGTGGCGGCCACCGATCCGCTCTACGTCCTCTACACCTCCGGCACCACCGGGGCGCCCAAGGGCGTGGTCCGGGACAACGGCGGGCACGCGGTGGCCCTGACGTGGTCGATGCGCCACGTCTACGACGTCCGGCCGGGGGACGTGATGTGGACGGCCTCCGACGTCGGCTGGGTCGTCGGGCACTCCTACATCGTCTACGGCCCGCTGCTCGCCGGGGCGACCACGGTCCTCTACGAGGGCAAGCCCGTGGGCACCCCGGACGCCGGGGCGTTCTGGCAGCGGGTGGAGGAGCACCGCGTCAAGGTGCTGTTCACCGCGCCCACGGCCCTGC carries:
- a CDS encoding NUDIX domain-containing protein encodes the protein MDIRSIAPEELADRTSERRTVASETVYEGHIWDVRRDEFELAEGTGALSRDYITHPGAVSVLVLDDEDRVLLINQYRRPVGMTMWEIPAGLLDVAGEDPAAAARRELAEEADLRAERWAVLVDFHNSPGSSSEANRIFLARGIGEVPEDRLHERDGEEAEIHGAWVPLDDAVRAVLEGRLNSPAAVIGLLAAHAARADGYRSLRPADTPWPGHPAHR
- a CDS encoding site-specific tyrosine recombinase XerD; this encodes MERGLSANTLTAYRRDLRRYAEHLRARTDPPVTAPRAVTTGHVRAFLRALHEGTAEHPPLSTRSAARVLVAVRGAHRFWVLEGLTRTDPAAAVAPPTPGMRLPKAVRVDEVEALLAATGTETPQQLRDRALLEVLYSTGARISEAIALDVDDLSRAVRRGGEETGLPFVRLFGKGGKERMVPLGSWAVRAVDDWLVRGRPALAARGRGTPALFLNARGGRISRQTAWTAVKDAAERAGLGERITPHTLRHSFATHLLEGGADLRVVQELLGHASVSTTQVYTLVSVESLREVYAAAHPRAR
- a CDS encoding D-alanyl-D-alanine carboxypeptidase family protein, with translation MERELLAGGRVRRSLSVLLCAAGLVLGPVVVPGGSAPASAATAIEAEHARLGGVGGRLGAALGPERCGLPREGCWRRFERGHVHWSPATGARATWGAVRAAWAAQGWERGPLGYPVGREVCGLRDAGCRQAFEGGVVLWSRPSGAHPTGGAIRAAWLRHGAERGALGYPVSGESCSGGSCRQSFQRGRAEWSRGGGTRVHREIDRAASVHVVVNKRRPLVPADHAPADLKAVEGQQLRSAAAAALRRMQRAAAADGAPFTVVSGYRSHAVQASLYQRYVALYGQAQADLISARPGHSEHQTGLAVDIGDPGGACGLQTCFERTAAGAWARAHAHEHGFVVRYPAGHTATTGYAYEPWHLRWVGEHVARGMVEQGIPTLEHYMGLPPAPSY
- a CDS encoding bifunctional 2-methylcitrate synthase/citrate synthase; translated protein: MTESQTEVRKGLAGVVADYTAVSKVNPETNSLLYRGYPVQELAASCSMEQVALLLWTGELPTEEELAEFTARERAHRALTPELKAIVDALPTTCHPMDVCRTAASVLGAQDPEAEDSSPEANLRKAQKLFAAMPAVVCYDQRRRRGQEPVAPREDLGYSANFLWMAFGEEADPAVVEAFNVSMILYAEHSFNASTFTARVVTSTLSDLHSAVTAAIGALKGPLHGGANEAVMETFEELGIRADESPADAEARAKAWMEEALAAKKKIMGFGHRVYKHGDSRVPTMKAALDRMIDHYGRPELLGLYNGLEKAMGEAKDIKPNLDYPAGPTYWLMGFDIPTFTPLFVAARITGWTAHVMEQVAANSLIRPLSEYNGPDERHVPGA
- the prpB gene encoding methylisocitrate lyase codes for the protein MLFSTTTPEAKRRALREMLSSGRTVQFPGAFTPLSTKLIAEQGFDGVYISGAVLANELGFPDIGLTALPEVAQRAGQIARVTDLPCLVDADTGFGEPMNVARTVQELENAGLAGCHIEDQFNPKRCGHLDGKNVVDLETAVKRVAAAAQARRDPDFLVMARTDVRGVDGLKAATDRAKALVDAGADAIFPEAMADLSEFEAMRAAVDVPILANMTEFGKSELFTLDQLQDVGVNMVIYPVTLLRSALGAMERVLTTLRADGTQQAAVDEMLTRARLYELVDYTGYNRFDSGIFDFEVPGLHR
- a CDS encoding MmgE/PrpD family protein — its product is MTVLHTVRVHPSADNLPREEQLAWKMAEVAADPVEVTPEVTEMVINRILDNASVAIASLDRGPIVSARDQALAHAATPGGTGSALFGVHPGERKVSPEWAAWANGVAVRELDYHDTFLAAEYSHPGDNIPPILAVAQHAGASGADLVRGIATGYELQVDLVKSICLHKHKIDHVAHLGPSAAAGIGTLLGLDVPTIFHAIGQGLHTTTATRQSRKGEISTWKAHAPAFAGKMAVEAVDRAMRGQTSPTPIYEGEDGVIAWLLDGPGACYEVPLPAPGEAKRAILDTYTKEHSAEYQAQAWIDLARKLHRERPELADPSRIERIVLHTSHHTHYVIGSGAGDPQKYDPAATRETLDHSIPYIFTVALQDGAWHHVDSYAPERAGRPDTVSLWHKVTTAEDAEWTRRYHSLDPQEKAFGGRAEIVLSDGSTVVEEIAVADAHPLGARPFAREQYVAKLRTLAEGIVEDAELDRFIAAAENLTSLGAGELDALNVTAARTLRTGTKGVF
- a CDS encoding GntR family transcriptional regulator codes for the protein MRASERAYQALREDIVEWRLLPGQLLGEVEQSERFGISRTPVREALSRLTADGLAEPHRGRGVVVSQVSLEDVRALFELREALDCRAARLAARRRDPRVFEGLAAELEAAAAPGAERGGYYELVERMDRAIDEAAGNTYLASAQRSLRLHLARVRKLSRTNPDRLVRAAAEHAQIARAIAAGAEELAEAATRVHLANSLQAVLTTPVREWVAPAPPLDEAG
- a CDS encoding propionyl-CoA synthetase, encoding MSDDRPTPPQDAPAGPGYAEVYRRSTEDPEGFWLEAARAVDWDEPPTRALDDSSAPLYRWFPDGRLNTAYNALDRHVEAGHGERTALIYDSAVLGVQEHYSYARLRDEVARFAGALAARGVGRGDRVLIYLPMIPQAPVAMLACARLGAVHSVVFGGFAPKELAARIDDSRPRLVVTTTGGVEPKRRIEYIPAVEEALRLAEHDPEAVVVHERAGFEHDVEGARGRAGRDGQPAVQWLSWDEALEGAEPAAPVPVAATDPLYVLYTSGTTGAPKGVVRDNGGHAVALTWSMRHVYDVRPGDVMWTASDVGWVVGHSYIVYGPLLAGATTVLYEGKPVGTPDAGAFWQRVEEHRVKVLFTAPTALRAIRRADPEGELVRRHDTGSLETLFVAGERLDPETWSWAGRVLGVPVVDHWWQTETGWAICANPYGIERLPLKAGSPSVPVPGYRVEILDPLGQPVAPGEDGNIALRLPLPPGTLTTLWGDDRRFVESYLTAFPGYYATGDSGHVDEDGYVYVMGRTDDVINVSGHRLSTGAMEQVLAAHPAVAECAVIGVADPLKGQRPAGYVVLKAGARIPEEQLRTELVATVREQIGAVADFKDVFVVEALPKTRSGKILRKTMRQMADGQEWTVPSTIEDSSVLDALAEVLRPPR